TCCCGGGGAATGGCGAATACCATCCGTCCGTCGGGCGTATCGAAATACACGGCCTGCCGCAAAGGGAACCGTTTTTGATCGATAACCAGATGGACCCCTTTGGTCAATTGCAGATACTTATCCTTCTTGGAGTTGTCCTTCTCCCGCAAGGTGTCGACCCACGGGCCGGCCGCATTCACAATCTTGTTGGCGTAGATGGCGAAGGTGTCGCCGCTGATGCGGTCTACGGCCTTCACGCCGACCACCTTGCCGTTCCGGTAGATAAACTCCTCCACCTTGGCGTAGTTCACCGCCGCGACGCCCCGCCGGGCCGCTTCCTTCATGACCTCGATCGTGAGCCGGGCGTCGTCCGTCCGGTATTCGACATAGACGCCGCTGCCCTTCAGCCCTTCTTGTTTGATCAGGGGCTCCCGCTTGATCGTCTCTTCGGCGTTCAGCATGACCCGGCGCTCGCTGCGTTTCACGCCCGCCAGGAAGTCGTACACCCGCAGGCCCAGCGAAGTGCTGAACTTGCCGAAGGTGCCGCCTGCGTGGAAAGGCAGCATCATCCATTCCGGCGTCGTCACATGGGGGCCGTTCTCATACACGACCGCCCGTTCCTTCCCGACCTCCGCGACCATTTTGACCTCGAGCTGCTTCAGATAACGAAGTCCCCCGTGCACCAGCTTCGTCGAACGGCTCGACGTTCCCGCCGCGAAATCCTGCATCTCCAGGAGGGCGGTTTTCATGCCGCGGGAGGCCGCGTCCAAAGCGATGCCCGCTCCCGTGATTCCGCCTCCGATCACCAGCAAATCATACGTTTGATCCGCCATCTCTTCCAACAACGCTTTTCTGCGCAAACTGGAAAATATGTTGCCCATCGTGCGGTTTCCCTCCGTTTATTGTGAGGCATGAACCGAATCTCACTAAATTGAAATCAAGTCCTTAACGTCGAATTTCATGCGGACCTCATAATCTTCTCTACGATAGCTGTACTTGATTTTGGCGGCTTTCTGTTCCATGTCGTAGTACCAGCCTTCCCCCGCCGATTCCCATTGATTCGGATCGAGGAACATGGGGAGCTTCTTGTCCTGCAAGCGCACTTCGACAGGAGCGACTTCCTTGCACAGCACGTCGAGCCTAACGGTTTTCAGCTTGGTGCGGTAGTTTCCTTCGTTCGCGAAGGAGATGCGCGTATCCTTGCCGTTCTTAATGCTGATCGTCGTTTTCAGATATTCGCCTTGCTTGTAGTTGTTGCTGGTCCCGTCATCGTCATACACAACGAAGCGGGTTTCCTCGGAAGGCTCGATCAACAGATGAAGCTCTTCCACGGGATCTTGGCGGATATTCATGAGATGGGGCGCCATCGGCACAATCGCGCCGCTTCGGATGAACATCGGGATCGACTCCAGCGAGACATCGAGCCGGATCGTCTGCCCGCCGGCATATCTCTCCTTCGTGTTCCAATCCAGCCATTCGGCCCCTTTCGGCAAGTAGACCTCCCGCGTCTTCGCGCCTTTTTCGAGCACGTTGGCGACCAGGATGTAGGGACCGAGCATGAAGTCGAAGCTTTCGTCCTTAACCCGGTCGTCGCTCTGGAATTCGTACACCAGCGGCCTCATCACCGGCGATCCTTCCGTAGACGCTTCGTACAACAAGGAATAGAAGTAAGGCACCAGCCGGTATCTTAACCGGATAGCGTCACGGATATAGCGGGTGTAAGCGGGATACATCCACGGCTCCGTCACGGTATTGTCCGTGTTGCAGGAATGAATCGAGAACCTCGGCTGGAAGATTCCGTTCTGTACCCATCTTACGAACAACTCCGGTTCCGGGGCCGGGCCGAAAAATCCGCTGATGTCGCAGCCCTGGTTCGCCACCCCGGAAAGCCCCATGCCCAGAATGACGGGAATATTGAATTTCAAGCTTTTCCAACTGGTGTTGTTGTCTCCCGCCCAAGTCTGGGCGTAGCGCTGAATTCCGGCGAAACCCGCCCGGTTGACGATATACGGCCGCGTGTCCGGATAAACCTCCTCGATCGCCTCTTTCGCCATTTGCGCCATCAGATTCGGCATAATCGGCCTTAATCCGTCGATCGTCTTCGGAGATCCCTCGAAATGGCACAGCGCCCTCGCATCGTTGATTTCATATTCGTTGTTGTCGTTCCAGATGGACGTAATGCCGAGCGAAACCAGCGAGTCTTTCAAATGCTTCTTCCACAGCTCCCGGCCCTTCGGATTCGTAAAGTCCACAAAGGAGGCCGGTCCGCCCCAATACCGGTCGATATGCGATTGTTCTCCGCTTCCGTCCCGGATATAAGCGCCGGCTTCGTCGAATTTCTTGTACAGCGGATGCGTGGTCAGCATGCCCGGCTTGATGTTCGGCACGAGCGCGGCGCCTTTCTCCTCCATCTGTTCGACGAACCGCTGCGGATTGCCGAACCGGTCGCCGTTCCAGTTGAAGACGTACCGCTTCCCGTCTTGGCCGGTCGTATATCCGGATGACAGGAAAAACCCGTCGCAAGGAATTCCCTCCTCCCGGCACCGGTCCAGAAAGCCCAGGATCGCTTTGTCCGAATCCCGGTCCAGCTCGGTGTAGTACATCGTGGACCCCATGTAGCCGAGCGAGTATTTGGTCGGCAATACGGTTTTTCCGGTTAAATCGGTGTAATGTCTGACGACATCTTTGATTTGCGGCCCGTAAATGAAGAAGACGTCCAGTTCTCCGCCGTCCGCGCAGAAATAGGAATACTTGTTCCAGTAGCCGCTCCGCTCGCAGCCCATATCGAATACGGAGTCATGGGCGTTGTGATAGAACAATCCGCTGGCGATCTGGCTCTCGCTGTTGAATTTGATGTAGAACGGAATGTGTTTGTAGAGCGGATCGGTCAGCTCGGAGTCGTATCCGATCGTATCCACATTGTGCATTCTCATTCTTCTGTGCTTCTTGTTCAGGTATCCCGACTTTTCTCCGAATCCGTAGAAATGATCCTGGTCGTGCATGCAGGAGTAGTGATACAACCTTCCGAGCGCATCCCGGACATACGGTTTGCCCTGCAAATCGGCATGCAGCACATTGCCGTCCGCATCGGTAATTTCAATGGCGAAAGGCTCTTTATGTACGAGAACGCGCAGCTTCCGTGTGGACAAGAGCAGATGCGTGCCGAGATCCTCGTATTGCGCCGGAATCGGTTCGATCCTTTTCCGGTCGGGAACCAACGCGTCCATCTTGTCTTCCCAGGCGGTCAGCACCAGCGCATAGGAGGCTTCTTCCGGGAAATCTTCCTCAAAGGTGCAGCGGATTCTGACAATTTCATCGTTTAGCAACACGATTCTGAATTTGGCGGCATCCGTAACCAGATCAAGACGGCTGGTTCCGTATGCGACATCTAGGAGCTGATGGCTTATTTTCATCAGATTCTGCACCTCGCTGTCATTTGAACACCATACAAGCCTGCACAGCCTTTTTCCACCCGCCGTACAGACCATTGCGCACCGATTCCGACATCGCCGGAATAAAGGTGCGGTCTTTTCTCCACTGCTTCACAATCTCGGCCTGGTCCTTCCAATACCCGACCGCCAGACCCGCCAAGTAGGCGGCGCCCAGAGCCGTCGTTTCGTTCACGACGGGCCGGTCCACCGGCACGTTTAACAAATCGCTCTGGAACTGCATCAAGAAGTTGTTTTTGACGGCTCCGCCGTCCACGCGCAAAGCTTTCAGCGATATGCCGGAATCGCTCTCCATCGCGGTCAGCACATCTTTGGTCTGGTACGCCAGCGACTCCAGGACGGCGCGGATAAAATGCGCTTTGGTCGTGCCGCGGGTCAGCCCGAATACGGCCCCTCTCACTTCGCTTTCCCAGTACGGGGCGCCCAGGCCGACCAGAGCCGGCACGACGTAAACTCCGTCCGTGGATTCGACCTGCAAGGCGTACGATTCGCTTTCCTTCGCGTCTTCGATCATGCGCAGTCCGTCCCGCAGCCACTGAATGGCCGATCCGGCCACGAATATGCTGCCTTCCAGCGCATACTCGATGCGGCCGCCGATTCCCCAAGCAATCGTCGTCAGGAGCCCGTGCTGCGACTTCACCGCTTTGGAACCCGTGTTCATCAGCAAGAAACAGCCGGTTCCGTACGTATTTTTGGCCGTGCCCTCTTCGAAGCAGGTTTGCCCGAACAGAGCCGCCTGCTGATCCCCGGCCGCTCCGGCGATCGGAATCCGGTGCCCCTGGAACAGGTCGGCCGACGTGTGGCCGTACAGGCAGGAAGACGGCCGGACCTCCGGAAGCATGGACTTCGGTATCCGCAGGAGACTCAGCAATTCTTCGTCCCATTGCTGCTCGTAAATATTAAACATCATCGTTCGGGAGGCGTTGGAATAGTCGGTGACGTGAAGGGCCCCGCCCGACAGCTTCCAGATAAGCCACGTATCGATCGTTCCGAACAGCAGTTCGCCTCGTTCTGCCTTCTCCCTGGCCCCTTCCGCCTGATCCAGGATCCAGGCCAGCTTCGTGCCGGAGAAGTACGCATCGATCAACAATCCCGTTTTTTCCCGGACCAACCGCTCGTGGCCCGCCTCTTTCAATTGATCGCACAGGGCTGCGGTTTGCCTGGATTGCCAGACGATGGCGTTATAGATCGGATTGCCCGTCCGCTTCTCCCAGACCACCGTCGTTTCGCGTTGGTTCGTGATGCCGATCGCCGCTATTTGCGAAGGAGAGACCCCTGCCTGCTCCAAGCAGGAGGAGATCACCGCCATAACCGTCTGCCATATTTCGTTGGCGTCATGCTCCACCCAGCCCGGCTTCGGGTAGTGCTGGGTCAATTCCATTTGGGCGGAGGACACGATTTCGCTGTTCCGGTCGAATAAAATCGCTCTTGAGCTGGTCGTGCCTTGATCCAGAGACAAGATGTAAGACTCCATACGTCCTCCTATGATCAGATAGGATGCGTGCATTCTGGCTTTATTGGAACCGGTTGGCAAAAGCAAGAATTGATAGCTGGTCGTTCACTGTCAAAGCGGATTATATCAAATCCGATTGCGCGCGATTTTTCGTTAATTGCCCTACATTTAGCGAATATTGCTCAAGTTGGGGAAGCAGGTGCAGGGGTGCAGCGGAAGAAGAACGAAGGGCGTCATCCGCAACGGAATGACACCCTTTCGCATGGTCAGGCGGAAGGATTGGCGCAGCGCAAGCCTTCCATCAAGATCAAGAGCGTTAACGCTTGCCCGTAAGTCATCGGGGAAATGGGGATATCTTTATAGAATTGCGCATCGTTGCCGACCGGGGTGCCGTAGGAAACCTCCTGAACCACGCCGTTGGCGTCGATCCGATCCATCACGGCCTGCAGAGCCTTCCGTCCGACCGGCAAATACTCTTGCGGCAAATAGCCTTTGCGGACGCCTTTTAAGATCCCGTAGCCGAAAGCGGCCGTGCACGACGTCTCGACGTAGGACGTGGGATCGTCCAGGACCGTATGCCACATGCCGTTTTCCGCCTGCAGCGCGGCCAGAGCTTGAACCTGGCTGCGCATCGTGTCCAGCAAATACTGCTTGATGCCGTCCTCCAGCTCTACCATGTCGAGGAAATCGACGATCCCGCACGTATACCAGCCGTTGCCGCGCCCCCAACGCACAGCCCCGTAGTTGTGCCGGCCATTGAAGTCCCATCCGTGAAAGAACAGTCCGGTATGGCGGTCGTACAAGTATTTGATATGGATGAGGAACTGCTTCTTGGCTTCTTCGACATATTCCGGCCGTTTGAAGTAGACGCCCGCCTTCGCCAGGAAGAGCACGGTCATAAACAAGGTGTCGATCAAGATTTGCCCGTCGTTCGGGTCTCCGGTGATCATATGCTGAAACGCGTTGTCCCCGGTCCGGATCAATCCGTTCTCGCGGTCCATGATCCAGCGGCTCCACTCGTCGCAGATCCGGATGTACTCCTCGTTGCCCGTCAGCTCGCACAACGAGATCAGCGTCAGCAGCGGGGAGCACGTATTGACGTTTTTCTCGGGCAAACCTTCCCGGATGCGGGCGTCGTACCAATCCTTCAAAAACTGCAGTGTGGCGGCGTCCTTCGTCTCCTGGTAATACTGGTACATGCCGTATAAGCCGACGCCCTGCGGCCATTCCCACAGATGAATATCAATCAGGCCGATCGGATAAATCTCGTCCAGACCCTCGTTTTTCATCGATTTCATCGCATCGGACACACGCCGGATCGCGCCAAGTATCGTCTCTTGCATCACTTGTAAGAAGCCACCCTTTCCTTTCGCATCAACCGGCCTTTTACCCCGCAGTCCTTGACGGACACGGTCTCACCGTTCACAACCAAAGGTTCCTGCCAGCTCAGACTCGTCTCGCCGTAGGTGCCGTCGGTCAGCCGGACGCGCAGGTCGTCCGTCGACACGTCCACCGGCATGTTCAGCACGCTGTCGATAAATTGCTCGAACGTATCGTATTCCTGACGATCCGATGCCCGGACGAGCCAAATATTGCGCCGGCCCTTCGATTTCAGCTCGCGTCCCCGGTTGACGCCGGTCTGCGTAAGCTCAAGCCCGTTCGCGGCATATACCGCGGCATAAGCGCCTTCCCGCTCGCCGAAGAACCACGAGCCGCGCTGCTCCACACGCGTAAACGCATGGGTCGGGAAGTAGGCGTGCGTGTAATCGGCGTCATGCGCGGGATCGATGTCAAACAACAGGACCCCCAGCCCCTTGTATTGTCCGACCTTGGGCAGGCAGCCGTTCCCTGCCCAGAAGCAAGGCCGTCCCGATCCGTGAGGATAAATCTCTCCCGGATGGTTGACCCATACTTGCGCTTCGGGGGACAACGCCAAATGCAGCACATGCTCCTGATAGCCCTTCATGCCCGGGCGGAAGTCGGAAATGCTCGACAGGACGAACGAACGCGTCCGGTAGTGGATGAGCTTCGCGTACCCGTCTTTTCCTTGTTCGAGCCGGAACTCCAGTTCCTCCTCGGGCTTCAGCTCGGTCAACCCGGCATATTCGCGCGGAGGCTCGTAATCCGACAAATACACCGATACGTTGAAGGCGGTGCTGTTCACATTGCCCACGCCGTAACCGACCCAGATCAGCGAAGTCGTGCCGGCGGCATGGTTGCCGAGCAGCTCCTTCTCGTAGCTGCGGCCAAACGTCGAGGTCAAATAACCTTCATGAGCTTCGGCGGCCATGTAGAAGTACAGCAGATCCATCGCCTGCTTGGCCTTCTCCCGCAAGGCCGGCAGCTCCGCCAGATCGTGAAGCTGGATGAGCCCCAGGAAGTCGATCGGAATATAGGCATTGGAATTCCATTCGGCCAACCCTTCGGCGAAGAAACGGTCGAACCACTCCAGCAGTTGCCGCTCCGCTTTCTCCCGCCTTTGGACGCCCGTCTCGCCGCTGTTAACGAACACGTCGTCCGGGAACAACTGGCCGGCCAGCAGTTGGCAGCTATGGAACAACAGCGCATGGTTCTCGCTGAAAAACCACATGACGTCGTCACCCGGCTCGTCGATCCAATAGCGGAAGCCGAGGATCGTGTCCTTGATCTGCGCCCAAAAGTCTTCGTCGAACAAGCCGCTGTCGCGGTAATCCCGCCAAAACCGGAACAAGGCGATCAGGTAAAAGTCGGCGCAATCGCGTCTCTCGCGAATGCCGACAAGCCCCTTCAGGATCATCTCCCGGGATTGTTCGGGAGATCCCCCGGTTTTCAGCTTGGCGATGGCCGTATGGATATTCGGGATTCCAAGCTCGGCCACACATTCCAGCGCCACCCGTTTGCGTTCCGCCACCGTCATCTCTCTGCTGTTCCGGGGCTGGAACCGGCTGTTATACAGCTCGATCCCGAACGGCTTCCGGATCGCGGCTTGGCCGATCCGCGTCACCAATTCAAAGTATTTATAGTCGATTCCGAAATCGTCGGTATGGCCCAGGACCAGGTATTGTTGTCCGGGCTCAAGCTCCCGCCTCATCGAGTACTTGCCGTCGAAGAAGCTGACGTAATTCACGTCAAACGAGATTTTTTCGCTGAATGGCTGTTCGAAGACAATCCGAATCTCCTCGTCGGTCGCGTTGTCTTTCGGGAAATAAGCTCTTCCGAGAGCTTCTTCCATCCGCAACACAGCCTCCGCCGTCTCCGAATCCGTAAGCGGGATTCGGATTTCAAGCGATTCGGTTCCCGTATATTCCAGCGTAAAATGATACAGCGTGTCGCGCTCCGCCAGATCCTCATGACAGACGACGAACGTATTCTCTCCCGCTTGAAGCTCGACTTCCACCTGCGTCTGTTGCTCGATATTGCGGGTGAAAGGCGTGAAGTCGCAGACCAGACGGCCGTTCACCCATAACGCCACTCCGCCGCACGTCTTCAGATTGAACACCGCCTGGTGCGCGGTCGGACTGACAATGACCGTATAGCCATATCGGAGCATATGCGTCGGCACGTAATAAAAGCCGGACTCTTCTACGCGCGGGTTCCCCCACGGAAAATAAAGGTCCCATCTCGCTTCAGAACCCCAGAGCGATACGCTGTCCCCCGGAGCGGGCGGCGCCGCGAACGGAAGCTCCGGCACGGATGCCCGTCTCTGATCGACAAATTCCTTGCGGCACGGGTTCTCATGGATGGAAAAGCCTTTGATCAGCCAGTCGTTGACGTCCCCTTCCATCGTCATGGGCTCGAAGCGAACGTTACGGGTGAAGATGCCGCTAAGCAGCCATCGATTGATGACTTGATGCCGCAACGGCAACGGAGAATACGTCAAGCGGTTGTCGCCGGTTGTCATCCCGGATCATCCTTTCATACCTGATGTGGCGATTCCTTGTACGAATTGACGCTGAAAGAGCAGAAATACGACAAGCACCGGAATCATCGTAATGGTGGACATGGCGAGCAAGCTTCCCCAGTCCACATTGTACTCCCCGATAAAGTTGGACAATGCAAGCTGGATCGTATATTTTTCAGGATTGTTAAT
The Paenibacillus thermoaerophilus DNA segment above includes these coding regions:
- a CDS encoding glycoside hydrolase family 88/105 protein, which gives rise to MQETILGAIRRVSDAMKSMKNEGLDEIYPIGLIDIHLWEWPQGVGLYGMYQYYQETKDAATLQFLKDWYDARIREGLPEKNVNTCSPLLTLISLCELTGNEEYIRICDEWSRWIMDRENGLIRTGDNAFQHMITGDPNDGQILIDTLFMTVLFLAKAGVYFKRPEYVEEAKKQFLIHIKYLYDRHTGLFFHGWDFNGRHNYGAVRWGRGNGWYTCGIVDFLDMVELEDGIKQYLLDTMRSQVQALAALQAENGMWHTVLDDPTSYVETSCTAAFGYGILKGVRKGYLPQEYLPVGRKALQAVMDRIDANGVVQEVSYGTPVGNDAQFYKDIPISPMTYGQALTLLILMEGLRCANPSA
- the glpK gene encoding glycerol kinase GlpK, which gives rise to MESYILSLDQGTTSSRAILFDRNSEIVSSAQMELTQHYPKPGWVEHDANEIWQTVMAVISSCLEQAGVSPSQIAAIGITNQRETTVVWEKRTGNPIYNAIVWQSRQTAALCDQLKEAGHERLVREKTGLLIDAYFSGTKLAWILDQAEGAREKAERGELLFGTIDTWLIWKLSGGALHVTDYSNASRTMMFNIYEQQWDEELLSLLRIPKSMLPEVRPSSCLYGHTSADLFQGHRIPIAGAAGDQQAALFGQTCFEEGTAKNTYGTGCFLLMNTGSKAVKSQHGLLTTIAWGIGGRIEYALEGSIFVAGSAIQWLRDGLRMIEDAKESESYALQVESTDGVYVVPALVGLGAPYWESEVRGAVFGLTRGTTKAHFIRAVLESLAYQTKDVLTAMESDSGISLKALRVDGGAVKNNFLMQFQSDLLNVPVDRPVVNETTALGAAYLAGLAVGYWKDQAEIVKQWRKDRTFIPAMSESVRNGLYGGWKKAVQACMVFK
- a CDS encoding TIM-barrel domain-containing protein, producing MKISHQLLDVAYGTSRLDLVTDAAKFRIVLLNDEIVRIRCTFEEDFPEEASYALVLTAWEDKMDALVPDRKRIEPIPAQYEDLGTHLLLSTRKLRVLVHKEPFAIEITDADGNVLHADLQGKPYVRDALGRLYHYSCMHDQDHFYGFGEKSGYLNKKHRRMRMHNVDTIGYDSELTDPLYKHIPFYIKFNSESQIASGLFYHNAHDSVFDMGCERSGYWNKYSYFCADGGELDVFFIYGPQIKDVVRHYTDLTGKTVLPTKYSLGYMGSTMYYTELDRDSDKAILGFLDRCREEGIPCDGFFLSSGYTTGQDGKRYVFNWNGDRFGNPQRFVEQMEEKGAALVPNIKPGMLTTHPLYKKFDEAGAYIRDGSGEQSHIDRYWGGPASFVDFTNPKGRELWKKHLKDSLVSLGITSIWNDNNEYEINDARALCHFEGSPKTIDGLRPIMPNLMAQMAKEAIEEVYPDTRPYIVNRAGFAGIQRYAQTWAGDNNTSWKSLKFNIPVILGMGLSGVANQGCDISGFFGPAPEPELFVRWVQNGIFQPRFSIHSCNTDNTVTEPWMYPAYTRYIRDAIRLRYRLVPYFYSLLYEASTEGSPVMRPLVYEFQSDDRVKDESFDFMLGPYILVANVLEKGAKTREVYLPKGAEWLDWNTKERYAGGQTIRLDVSLESIPMFIRSGAIVPMAPHLMNIRQDPVEELHLLIEPSEETRFVVYDDDGTSNNYKQGEYLKTTISIKNGKDTRISFANEGNYRTKLKTVRLDVLCKEVAPVEVRLQDKKLPMFLDPNQWESAGEGWYYDMEQKAAKIKYSYRREDYEVRMKFDVKDLISI
- a CDS encoding glycerol-3-phosphate dehydrogenase/oxidase, whose product is MGNIFSSLRRKALLEEMADQTYDLLVIGGGITGAGIALDAASRGMKTALLEMQDFAAGTSSRSTKLVHGGLRYLKQLEVKMVAEVGKERAVVYENGPHVTTPEWMMLPFHAGGTFGKFSTSLGLRVYDFLAGVKRSERRVMLNAEETIKREPLIKQEGLKGSGVYVEYRTDDARLTIEVMKEAARRGVAAVNYAKVEEFIYRNGKVVGVKAVDRISGDTFAIYANKIVNAAGPWVDTLREKDNSKKDKYLQLTKGVHLVIDQKRFPLRQAVYFDTPDGRMVFAIPRDGKTYVGTTDTVYQGDIAHPRMTTADRQYLIDAINYMFPVMDITIDDIESSWTGLRPLIYEKGKSASEISRKDEIWRSESGLITIAGGKLTGYRKMAETVVDLVADLYTEESGKTFAPCATKRMPISGGDVGGADRLSAFVSRKAEEGRKFGFSREQAEKLARRYGSNVDRVYSLAARSGQDAAKYGLPLDVFCMLLYAMEEEMTVKPVDFFIRRTGALFFDIAWVHRHKEAGIELMAQHLGWSEERKTEYKNELEQHLHDAVVPADA